The genomic interval GGGTGCTCACGTGCGGCATGCCGTCGGCGGACACCGTGGCGACCCGGCAGGTGCGCTGTTCGGTGAGGAAGCCGTCCAGCTCCCCGGGCGTCATCATGATCCTGCGGCCCCGGCGCTGCGTGGCGGTCATACGGCCCCTCCTGCGGTCCTGCTGTGCTTGTGCCGTGCACGGAATTCCCCCATCGTGCACGGGCGGCGGCGGTTCAGGCGAGGGTGATGGAGTCGCCGTCGACGGTGATCCGCACCGCGGGCAGCGGCTTGGTCGCCGGACCGCTGCTCACACTGCCGTCAGCGATGGAGAAGTTGCTGTTGTGGCAGGGGCAGTTGATGAGCCCGTCGGAGACGCTCTTCACCGCGCAGCCCTGGTGGGTGCAGGTCGCGGAGAACGCCTTGAACTCGCCCGCCGACGGCTGGACGACCACCACCTGCTGGTCGGCGAACACCTTGCCGCCGCCCTCG from Streptomyces sp. DH-12 carries:
- a CDS encoding Rieske (2Fe-2S) protein, translated to MTVSFQSASGPARRTVVAAAGAAGLAVALTACGGSDDDAPASAESGGTADDAANGGGSAEGSGGGDAAGGTPLASTADIPEGGGKVFADQQVVVVQPSAGEFKAFSATCTHQGCAVKSVSDGLINCPCHNSNFSIADGSVSSGPATKPLPAVRITVDGDSITLA